From Etheostoma spectabile isolate EspeVRDwgs_2016 unplaced genomic scaffold, UIUC_Espe_1.0 scaffold00008159, whole genome shotgun sequence:
GTTTCCATCCAACGCTTCAAAGCCGATAACCTGTGGGACAAAAACCTAAAaggtaaaaacatgaaaagcgtcataaaagtgttgatttccattttgacgggaaaacaacacaagggttaaacatcaACGCTGGTGTCTACAGTCAGGATATGAACATCACGTTAtccaggacaaactgggctggTAGATGAAGtgacaaaactacaaaaaagtgacaaatgacgGAGACAAGTTCAAAAAACTtgatcaaaacaacaaaaatgtcaaaaaaatcaacaaggaattttattattttacactATTAagatattgttatattattattagaacATCCGGGCTGCTGTGAGGTCActtgatattaaaaaaagttgtgGGACcttataaacaaataaataaataaattgtacatgaatcttccagattcacacacagacacacacactcacacacagacacacacacacacagactcacccAGACCAGGACACGCTGAGCCAGTCTCTCTAAAACCCGTCTCATGTgtcctgggagtcacactggAGGAAATCATCATCATAACTTACACAGctgataaaatacatttactcaaaaaGAAGTCCAGATGCTTTTtcccctcatgacatttacttatgccaataatccacataatgtcttttattgatattacacccacagcaatgctacacaagcatttgagTGTCTTAAACAGTTCTCTtatttgcaaaaataaacataataaacattatggCTCAGACAGAGCACAAACTATTTATATTTCTTGCTGTACAGGTGTGCATACCTGGCTGTGCTGTACAGGTGTGCATACCTGGCTGTGCTGTACAGGTGGGCATACCTGGCTGTGCTGTACAGAGACTAAGAGGTGCTAGGTGTTGTGGATCTCggctctccttcatctccttgTTGCATCGATCCCTCTAAGACCATTTGTGCATGTTTAAGGTACCTGGCTAAACCATGACCTTTACAACATTGTTGGGGTTGCCACCTGTCCACTCTCCGGGGACACTGACTGTCCCGGTTTTCACAAGGCTAGTGAATCTCTATGTTCAATTTACTACTTTCTCTTCACTTGATACATGTGTTGTGCACTGAGTCTCCTGTGTGTAGACGGCAGTCTCATTGGCTTGTAGGGTACGGGACGTAGTAAGCACCGGTATCTAAGCAATCAGGTATGCTAAGATAAATCAGGTAAAATGTTTTAGATTAAGTTTAAAATATTCAGTACTATGCACAATCCTACTGCATAAATGCCAGTTCTGTCTTGTAGGTCTAAAGTCTAATGGACAGGTCAACATGTCCAGGTTTTAGCAGACATAGGTGACAACCCTAAACATTGTCCTTTAGGGGAAATGACTGTCAGACGTTCAGAGGACGTGGAGCTAGCCTAGCATACTGACAAGCTGCATCCCATCCCCAACCTCAGCGTTgcagaaacaacaaaatagaCCATAACCagctttttaaagttgtttttgaaaactaaatatttagacGATTTTAGCGCAAATTATGAGATTATTTGCCAATTTTTAATGAGGAAACATGCTTcctattgaaatacattactttaaaatgcGAGCTCACCACACGAAAAAAGCGACATTAATGTGTCCTGTTTACAAATCAACATCGTCCGATTGCAAACTGTCAGACTAAGCTGGACAAACACGAATTTGAATCAGATCCATGCTTCAACAGCCGTTTGTCCACTATCAACAGTCCAGTAAGGAAAAGTAGTGTGAAAGAAACTCCCAGTCCAACGTACAGGCCTACAGGGGGGGGGTTCCATCCTTTTCGCGTCCACTGTTTGAagctgaagaggaaaaaaacacaagaaatgaGTGGATGGTGGAGCATTCTTCACCCTTCAGCTACACAGAGACAGACCCACTCACCTGTAACCTGCAGGAggatgattctgattggctcgGAGTCGATGATGGCTCTCTTAGTACGTCTGAAACCACCTGCTGCAACTCGACACTCGTATGTTCCAGCGTCCTGTCTGCTCACATCTTTTAGAAGTAAAGACACGTCTCCGTGCTTCAGATCTCGGTCCATCAGGTCCACCCGGCCCTTAAAGGACGGATGCTGGTGGGTTGCGTCAAGGCGTCCGTCTCGGTAGAAGAGGACGTAGTCTGGCTCCAGGTCAGGTCTGGTCCAGTCTACAGCTCTGATGGGGAGGTCAGCGGCCTTGCAGGGCAGAATGGCATCCTGTCCCGGGGACACTGATACCACAACCAGGtctgaaaaacaataacactgGAACtagtttacagcattctactatAAAATCAAACAGTAGTGTTACTGGGAGatctaaaggaaataactggagattttAGACATTATTTAAAGTTGATATTTACCAGAAGCTGCTTCAGACAGAAGAAACAACAGGAGCAGAAAGGCAGCCATGAGAGCGATGCGGCTATCAAAACACAATAAATCAGCAGGTTACTTGgtaaatgtacagtgtaggTTTCAATTTGTCTGTGAATACATGCCGCAGCTCCTCAAACCCCAAGTAAAGTTCCTTTGTTTTGCTTCTTAACAACGCAACAAAAAGATCAACGTAGCACAGGAAGAGAATCTGCAGGAAACAATAATAGGTATTGGCTGAAGGCCTTCCGTATCACAACAAAAGTATCGCGAGATAACATGAGGACGTGATACAGTGATGAGGTCAGGAgtgtaaaaccaaaactaacCCGATCAAAGAGAATAAAAATGCCTTTTCTGTGACGGGACTGTCCTTTTCCGACGGGTGTCAAAAGTGGACACTATGGGACTAATAAGTGTGGCTGGTCCCTCTCGGTCCACACTGGGATCCTGGACTCTGTCTTTACTGCGGTAGTCTGCATGCATTAGCTCACACGGCTAACTTCCCTTTCAATTCCTTCCCTTCGACTGTGCACCAGCTACATGTCCAACCCTAGAAAATACATGTCCAACCCTACAAAGACAGAAGCCTATCTTTGAATTCTATTCCATGTAAAACTTGTTATTTTTAGACATTATTCACACTTTCATAAATCTAGTCTCATCATCAAAAAGACTAAATTGAACTGTTTATGAATTTTCATTTTGCAAGATGACATCATTGCAACAAGATGACATCATTCTATAAGACAGGTCAGGAATAAAGTCTTCATGCATGTTTTCACTATGAAAGCTGATATTTACCAGATGCCGCCATGAGAGCTGATGGAGTCATGCATCTCTCCTTCCCTGTTCTCACCCTCTCTTGATCTGTTTCTACTAGTGCTGCAGCGCCTTTTAAGGATGAAGGTCTGAGTAAGGGGGTGAGACTACTTGACTACTGGCAGGGTTTGGTACAGGACATCATGCACCCACCGGCTTGGCACTCTATCAGAACTGCACTTTACTAATTAAGTGAAGCTGCAGCCATCTCTCTAATATTTAAAAGGCTCATAATATATCAATATGACTCATTCTACTTCCACGTACACATATCAATGCACACataaaaaatctttaatatataaaaagtgAATGGTCTGAGCAGATCTAACCTCCATTTCCTCTGTGTAGGGTGGTGCAACAGCTGCGGGGTTTCTCCTACTGCATTAAATCAATGTTGTTGACAGAATATCataattagatagatagatactttattagataggtagatagatggatagagagatagatagatagattgatagatagatagatagatagatagatagatagatagatagatagatactttattagatagagagagagagagagagagatactttattggatagatagatagcagacggatgattctgattggctctGAGTCGATGATGGCTCTGTTTATACATCTGAAACCACCTGATGCAACTCGACACTCGTATGTTCCAGCGTCCTGTCTGCTCACATCCTTTAGAAGTAAAGACACGTCTCCGTGCTTCAGGTCTCTGTCCACCAGGTCCACCCTGTCCTTTAAAGGACGGATGCTGGTGGGTTGCGTCCAGACGTCCATCTCTGTAGAAGAGGACGTAGTCTGGCTCCAGGTCAGGTCTGCTCCAGTCTTCTGCTCTGATGGGGAGGTCAGCGGCCTTGCAGGGCAGAATGGCATCCTGTCCCGGGGACACTGATACCACAACCAGGtctgaaaaacaataacactgGAACTAGTTTAACATCAAATTgacagtaacttactgtaacAATTGTCCAGAGAGTTCCTAAAGGTAAAGTac
This genomic window contains:
- the LOC116678792 gene encoding myelin-oligodendrocyte glycoprotein; protein product: MAPFLLLLVLLSAAASDQETVTGDLGDDVILPCRAADLPIRAVDWTRPDLEPDYVLFYRDGRLDATHQHPSFKGRVDLMDRDLKHGDVSLLLKDVSRQDAGTYECRVAAGGFRRTKRAIIDSEPIRIILLQVTASNSGREKDGTPPL